A stretch of Gymnodinialimonas phycosphaerae DNA encodes these proteins:
- the hisD gene encoding histidinol dehydrogenase has product MTREYLKKASLTSASDASDVQETVRKILADIEAGGDDTAREYAAKFDKYEGNIILTAEEIEAAAALVPDKLKADIQFAHANVKRFAEAQKATVSDVEIEVVPGLIAGQKAIPVDAAGCYVPGGRYSHIASAIMTVTTAKVAGCNHIIATSPPRPGVGVAPAIVYAAHICGADTIMALGGVQGIAAMTFGLFGLPKANILVGPGNQFVAEAKRHLFGRVGIDMIAGPTDSLILADRTADAHVVGTDLVSQAEHGYNSPVWLVTDSKDLAEDVMARIPALIDDLPEVNRENAAAAWRDYAEVIVCADREDMAACSDEYAPEHLTVQAEDLPWWKNRLSCYGSLFLGEETTVSYGDKAAGTNHVLPTSGAASYTGGLSVHKYMKIVTWQQATREGSRDVAIATARISRLEGMEGHARSADVRLAKYFPGENFDLSADA; this is encoded by the coding sequence ATGACAAGAGAATACCTCAAGAAAGCGTCACTTACCTCTGCCTCCGATGCGTCGGATGTGCAGGAGACTGTGCGCAAGATCCTGGCGGACATCGAGGCGGGCGGCGACGACACCGCGCGCGAGTACGCGGCCAAGTTCGACAAGTACGAGGGCAACATCATCCTGACGGCGGAAGAGATCGAGGCAGCGGCGGCGCTGGTGCCCGACAAGCTGAAGGCCGACATCCAATTCGCCCATGCCAACGTCAAGCGCTTTGCCGAGGCCCAGAAAGCCACCGTCAGCGACGTAGAGATAGAGGTCGTGCCAGGCCTGATCGCCGGGCAAAAGGCGATCCCCGTGGATGCGGCGGGCTGCTACGTGCCGGGCGGGCGTTACAGCCACATTGCCAGCGCAATCATGACGGTGACGACCGCGAAGGTCGCGGGCTGCAACCACATCATCGCGACCTCCCCGCCGCGCCCCGGCGTAGGCGTCGCCCCGGCGATTGTTTACGCAGCGCATATCTGCGGCGCGGACACGATCATGGCGCTTGGTGGCGTACAGGGCATCGCGGCGATGACCTTTGGCCTTTTCGGTCTGCCAAAGGCCAACATCCTCGTGGGGCCGGGCAACCAGTTCGTGGCCGAAGCCAAGCGCCACCTGTTTGGCCGTGTTGGCATCGACATGATCGCGGGCCCGACCGATAGCCTGATCCTCGCCGACAGGACCGCCGACGCCCATGTGGTTGGCACGGACCTCGTGAGCCAGGCAGAGCATGGGTACAACTCTCCGGTCTGGCTGGTGACGGACAGCAAGGATCTGGCCGAGGATGTCATGGCGCGCATCCCTGCGTTGATCGACGATCTGCCCGAGGTCAACCGCGAAAACGCCGCTGCCGCATGGCGCGACTATGCCGAGGTCATCGTCTGTGCAGACCGTGAAGACATGGCCGCATGCTCCGATGAATATGCGCCGGAACATCTGACGGTTCAGGCCGAGGATCTGCCTTGGTGGAAAAACCGCCTGAGCTGCTATGGCTCGCTGTTTCTGGGGGAGGAGACGACAGTGTCCTACGGCGACAAAGCGGCGGGCACGAACCACGTGCTGCCGACCTCTGGCGCGGCCAGCTACACCGGCGGTCTGTCGGTCCACAAATATATGAAGATTGTGACGTGGCAGCAGGCGACGCGCGAAGGCTCGCGCGATGTGGCAATTGCGACGGCCCGGATTTCGCGTCTTGAGGGGATGGAGGGGCACGCCCGTTCAGCGGATGTGCGTCTGGCCAAATACT
- a CDS encoding LacI family DNA-binding transcriptional regulator gives MMPTRPAPTLSDVAKRSGFSTATVSRCLNFPDQVSDKTRMTVMAAIADLGYSPNFGARAMAAQRTNTIGAIIPTMENAIFARGIQAFQEELNDHGYNLMVASSSYRMDLEESQIRSLVARGADALLLVGYQRDPAIYQFLEAQNVPALVTWAYAANGPRPSVGFDNRRSMEKMAKEVLRLGHRRLAVITAETASNDRAAARLQGIRDAMGAAGLADDDLRVIETPYGIDTGGAAFASLMQESQPPTAVLCGNDVLAVGALGRARDLGVDVPGDVSIVGFDDIELAQVAYPKLTTVHVPHREMGRKAARALIGFLQGGTPIEAEELKAEVYRRESLGPAPR, from the coding sequence ATGATGCCAACCCGCCCCGCCCCCACGCTTTCCGATGTCGCGAAACGCTCGGGCTTTTCGACGGCGACCGTGTCGCGGTGCCTGAATTTCCCCGATCAGGTCTCTGACAAGACCCGCATGACGGTCATGGCGGCAATCGCGGACCTGGGCTATTCGCCCAACTTCGGCGCCCGCGCGATGGCAGCGCAGCGCACCAACACGATCGGCGCGATCATCCCGACAATGGAGAACGCGATCTTCGCGCGCGGCATTCAAGCCTTCCAAGAAGAGCTGAACGATCACGGCTACAACCTGATGGTGGCCAGTTCATCCTACCGGATGGACCTGGAAGAAAGCCAGATCCGCTCACTCGTGGCGCGCGGGGCCGACGCGTTGTTGTTGGTTGGGTATCAGCGCGACCCCGCGATCTACCAGTTTCTAGAGGCCCAGAACGTTCCCGCACTGGTGACATGGGCCTACGCCGCCAACGGCCCCCGCCCCTCTGTCGGGTTCGATAACCGCCGGTCGATGGAGAAAATGGCAAAAGAGGTACTACGCCTCGGCCATCGACGCCTGGCGGTGATCACGGCGGAAACCGCCAGCAACGACCGCGCCGCCGCGCGTTTGCAGGGCATCCGTGACGCCATGGGCGCGGCGGGTCTGGCCGACGACGATCTGCGCGTCATCGAAACGCCCTACGGCATCGATACAGGGGGCGCGGCCTTCGCAAGCCTGATGCAGGAAAGCCAGCCCCCAACGGCGGTATTGTGCGGCAACGACGTGCTGGCCGTCGGCGCCTTGGGGCGTGCCCGGGACCTGGGGGTAGACGTCCCGGGCGACGTCTCCATCGTGGGGTTTGACGACATCGAATTGGCGCAAGTGGCCTACCCGAAGTTGACAACGGTCCACGTCCCGCACCGCGAAATGGGGCGCAAAGCCGCCCGCGCCCTGATCGGCTTTTTGCAAGGCGGGACACCGATCGAGGCCGAAGAGTTGAAGGCAGAGGTCTATCGGCGCGAAAGCCTTGGCCCGGCGCCTCGCTAG